One Paenibacillus sp. FSL H7-0737 DNA segment encodes these proteins:
- a CDS encoding ArsR/SmtB family transcription factor: MEPLVIFKALSNETRSQIMMWLKTPEEFFDEKPYLQQGLSFRTGICVGDIQAKAGLAQSVISSYLLTMQKAGLLESQRIGKWTYYRRNEKTIQEFSEYIKQKL; the protein is encoded by the coding sequence ATGGAACCTTTAGTGATATTTAAAGCTTTGTCTAACGAGACACGTAGTCAGATTATGATGTGGTTAAAAACTCCGGAGGAATTCTTTGATGAGAAGCCTTATTTACAACAAGGCCTAAGTTTTCGAACTGGAATATGCGTGGGAGATATTCAAGCTAAAGCGGGACTTGCACAGTCTGTTATCTCGAGTTATTTGTTGACAATGCAAAAAGCTGGATTGTTGGAATCTCAGCGAATTGGGAAGTGGACGTACTATCGTCGGAACGAGAAGACAATTCAGGAATTTTCCGAGTATATTAAACAGAAACTATAA
- a CDS encoding MFS transporter gives MKKINPLLIIILALGVFGIITTEMGIIGVLPQITQKFNISTSQTGWLVSIFALVVAISGPFLTLLASGINRKVILLTAVLIFAISNVVYAYTTMFEVMLIFRIIPAIFHPVFFSVALVTAAQLVPPEKSTKAVTKVFAGITVGFAFGVPLTSYLADKISLEVAFLFGAVVSIIAFLGILAWLPSMPVKEKMSYGKQLGILRKPLLWLNIVTVIFIFAAMFSVYSYFAEYLGQVTHMNGSWISIMLMAFGIVMIFGNFLFGGLLHKSISKTVIMFPLLYAVTYLFVYYLGSYFIPMVIIIIIWGAVHSGGLIVSQAWLTTEAKEAPEFGNSLFISFSNLGITIGTAIGGWFISHAGIHQLIWIGIMFSLLAFLSIIIKIKISNLNVAEAKLGD, from the coding sequence ATGAAAAAGATTAACCCGTTGCTTATTATTATTTTGGCTTTAGGTGTATTTGGTATTATCACTACGGAAATGGGGATTATAGGTGTTCTTCCGCAGATAACTCAAAAATTTAATATATCGACTTCACAGACTGGATGGCTTGTAAGTATATTTGCTTTAGTCGTTGCCATTTCTGGTCCATTTCTAACATTACTGGCTTCTGGTATTAATCGTAAAGTTATTCTATTAACGGCTGTACTTATTTTTGCAATTTCAAATGTTGTGTACGCTTATACAACTATGTTTGAAGTAATGCTGATTTTTCGTATTATCCCTGCTATTTTTCATCCTGTCTTTTTTTCAGTTGCTCTTGTGACCGCTGCTCAACTTGTCCCACCAGAAAAGAGTACTAAAGCAGTTACAAAGGTTTTCGCCGGAATCACAGTCGGGTTTGCTTTTGGTGTGCCTTTGACTTCTTATCTTGCGGACAAAATATCATTAGAAGTTGCTTTCCTGTTTGGTGCTGTTGTAAGTATAATTGCCTTTTTAGGGATACTCGCTTGGCTTCCTTCCATGCCTGTTAAAGAAAAAATGTCTTATGGCAAGCAGCTTGGTATACTACGCAAACCCCTATTATGGTTAAATATTGTGACTGTTATTTTTATTTTTGCAGCTATGTTTTCTGTATATAGTTACTTCGCTGAGTATCTTGGACAAGTAACACATATGAATGGATCATGGATTAGTATCATGTTGATGGCCTTTGGTATAGTCATGATTTTTGGGAATTTTTTATTTGGGGGCCTTTTGCATAAAAGCATTTCAAAGACCGTCATCATGTTTCCTCTGCTATATGCGGTAACTTACCTCTTCGTTTATTATCTAGGATCTTATTTCATTCCGATGGTTATTATCATAATCATTTGGGGGGCAGTGCATTCCGGCGGACTCATTGTCAGTCAAGCATGGTTAACGACCGAGGCGAAAGAAGCTCCCGAATTCGGTAACAGCTTGTTTATTTCATTCTCCAATCTTGGAATTACTATAGGGACTGCTATCGGTGGTTGGTTTATTTCTCATGCAGGAATACATCAGCTCATCTGGATCGGAATTATGTTTTCCCTGCTTGCTTTCTTATCGATCATAATCAAAATAAAAATTTCCAACTTAAACGTAGCAGAAGCTAAACTGGGTGATTAA
- a CDS encoding thermonuclease family protein, protein MSKTYLLKICLAITLILGTATACTFAEQSTPDQAPSITTSPSPKSDATAKNTQEDNRRLLDAKVTRVVDGDTMKLTIDGKKETVRLLLVDTPESVNPNIPEPQPFSIEASDYAKKMLTNKDVQIELDVSERDKYGRLLCYLYIDGKMFNELLLEQGYARVAYVFAPNTKYVDQFRVIQDKAREQGIGIWSIENYAQNNGFHVPKTK, encoded by the coding sequence ATGAGTAAAACGTATCTATTAAAAATCTGCTTAGCCATCACCCTCATACTCGGAACAGCTACCGCTTGCACTTTCGCCGAGCAGTCTACTCCAGATCAAGCTCCATCTATAACAACAAGTCCTAGCCCTAAATCTGATGCTACGGCAAAGAATACACAAGAGGATAACAGACGTTTATTAGATGCTAAGGTAACACGGGTAGTTGATGGTGACACCATGAAGCTGACTATCGACGGTAAAAAAGAAACAGTACGCTTGCTACTAGTCGATACCCCTGAATCCGTTAATCCGAACATTCCTGAGCCACAGCCATTTTCGATAGAAGCCTCTGATTATGCCAAAAAGATGCTTACCAATAAAGATGTGCAAATTGAACTAGATGTATCAGAACGAGATAAATATGGTCGTCTACTCTGTTATCTCTATATCGATGGCAAAATGTTTAATGAGCTTCTGCTAGAGCAGGGTTATGCACGTGTGGCATATGTATTTGCACCTAATACGAAATACGTTGATCAATTTAGAGTTATTCAGGATAAAGCAAGAGAGCAGGGAATCGGCATCTGGAGTATTGAAAATTACGCGCAAAACAATGGTTTTCATGTTCCAAAAACGAAATGA
- a CDS encoding NUDIX hydrolase — protein MSNYIMELRKLVGTRPLIMAGACVLLCSEQQLLLQRRTDNGCWGLPGGSMELGETLEEVAKRELFEETGLQARGLELFDMFSGQELYYKYPNGDEVYNVVAAYLCTEFDGALKEDGIEVQEVRFFNYGELPSELSPPDVPVIKRFMDHFMK, from the coding sequence ATGAGCAATTATATTATGGAGCTAAGAAAACTAGTAGGTACCAGGCCGCTTATTATGGCAGGAGCCTGTGTTTTGTTGTGTAGCGAGCAGCAATTACTATTACAACGTAGAACGGACAACGGTTGCTGGGGGTTGCCAGGTGGCTCGATGGAGCTTGGGGAGACTTTGGAAGAGGTTGCTAAAAGGGAACTTTTTGAGGAGACAGGTTTACAAGCCAGAGGACTTGAATTGTTCGACATGTTTTCTGGACAAGAGCTTTATTACAAATATCCAAACGGTGATGAAGTATATAATGTTGTAGCCGCTTATCTATGTACAGAATTTGACGGTGCGCTTAAAGAAGATGGAATTGAAGTGCAAGAAGTCCGTTTTTTTAATTATGGAGAATTGCCTAGCGAGTTATCACCTCCTGATGTTCCAGTCATTAAGAGATTTATGGATCATTTTATGAAGTAA
- a CDS encoding PRK06851 family protein, whose protein sequence is MNGTILNFFAGGNTAHGFYSLYESSLQSLTRLYVLKGGPGTGQTKLIREIGEQLNQQGYEIWFIHTASDNDSFDGVIIPKLNIGIVDGTAPRVINPELPEESIVFVDLEQAADQFQLCQQKLEIDNLVGAIKQEHELAYAGFAEALRIHDEWEAIYIAKMDFQAADELTQEYIKLLYGDQKSDKSSRVDHRFLGAATPKGAVDFVPNLTSGLKRYLVKGRAGSGKSTLLKKIAAEGIKRGFDVEIYHCGFDPNSLDMIIVRELGFAIFDSTAPHEYYPDQATDEIVDMYSRCILPGTDEEYSEAIAGIKERYSSTMKQSTQHLTDAKVFLVALKQIYTSTLNFDRVDQIKSQILEEINEIVESPLEV, encoded by the coding sequence ATGAACGGAACAATCCTCAATTTCTTTGCTGGCGGGAATACGGCTCACGGCTTTTACAGCCTCTATGAGTCGTCATTGCAAAGTTTAACGCGTCTATATGTTTTAAAAGGAGGCCCAGGTACGGGGCAGACCAAACTGATTAGAGAAATTGGAGAGCAGTTGAATCAACAAGGTTATGAGATCTGGTTCATCCACACTGCATCAGATAACGATTCATTCGACGGTGTGATTATTCCCAAATTAAATATAGGAATTGTGGATGGAACAGCTCCGCGAGTAATAAACCCTGAACTGCCTGAAGAGTCCATCGTATTCGTAGATTTGGAGCAGGCCGCTGATCAGTTCCAGTTGTGTCAGCAGAAGTTGGAAATCGATAATTTAGTCGGAGCCATTAAACAAGAACATGAATTGGCTTATGCTGGCTTTGCTGAAGCTCTTCGCATTCATGACGAATGGGAAGCAATTTATATCGCGAAAATGGATTTTCAAGCAGCTGATGAGCTGACACAGGAGTATATTAAGCTTTTGTATGGTGATCAGAAATCTGATAAATCCAGCCGGGTAGATCATCGTTTTTTAGGTGCGGCGACGCCTAAGGGGGCCGTGGATTTTGTTCCTAATCTAACCTCAGGACTAAAAAGATATCTGGTTAAAGGACGTGCGGGCTCCGGAAAATCTACATTGTTGAAGAAAATAGCGGCTGAAGGCATCAAACGTGGTTTCGATGTTGAAATTTACCACTGTGGCTTCGATCCAAATAGCCTTGATATGATTATTGTGCGTGAGCTTGGCTTTGCTATTTTTGATAGTACGGCTCCACACGAGTACTACCCAGATCAGGCAACCGACGAGATCGTCGATATGTATTCCCGCTGTATACTGCCTGGTACAGATGAAGAATATTCCGAAGCTATTGCCGGCATTAAAGAGCGATATTCGAGTACCATGAAGCAATCCACACAACATCTTACAGACGCAAAAGTATTCCTAGTTGCATTAAAGCAAATCTATACTTCTACCCTGAATTTTGATCGTGTAGACCAGATTAAATCGCAGATTTTAGAGGAAATCAACGAGATTGTTGAAAGTCCACTGGAGGTTTAA
- a CDS encoding AzlC family ABC transporter permease, giving the protein MNDQKVMFRTGLKDSIAIVAGFIPACFTFGLVGKGLGLESLEVFLLSALVFAGASQFIGVKMLAAGAAAPVILLLTLIINLRYLFISLSFGGQLNRNISVLARTWIGFSLTEEVYAVSMIPREGVNRKTENEKMNQPLGLPYLLGLQIPPYVANLIATASGITLASYIPALYLPALNTSLYALLIALVVPQLKGSLRNMAICISAAGSSWLLNPLLGNSSILIAMLIGMAVGSLIKGQVKAEKGVSI; this is encoded by the coding sequence ATGAATGATCAAAAAGTAATGTTTAGAACAGGGCTAAAAGATTCTATCGCAATTGTTGCAGGATTTATCCCAGCTTGCTTTACGTTTGGATTGGTCGGTAAGGGGTTAGGTCTAGAAAGTCTGGAAGTATTCTTATTGTCAGCGCTCGTATTTGCGGGGGCTAGTCAATTTATCGGTGTAAAAATGCTTGCCGCAGGAGCAGCCGCTCCAGTGATTTTACTGCTTACTCTGATCATTAACTTAAGATATTTGTTTATCAGCTTATCCTTTGGAGGGCAGTTAAATCGTAACATCAGTGTACTAGCGAGAACTTGGATTGGATTCAGTTTAACAGAAGAGGTATATGCCGTTAGTATGATCCCTCGAGAAGGAGTAAATCGTAAAACGGAGAATGAAAAAATGAACCAGCCCTTAGGACTTCCTTATCTGCTAGGCCTACAAATTCCTCCCTATGTCGCTAACCTGATAGCAACAGCTTCGGGGATCACCCTTGCCTCCTATATCCCAGCTTTATATCTACCGGCGCTAAACACGTCATTATATGCCTTACTAATTGCACTTGTTGTACCTCAATTGAAAGGCAGCTTACGGAATATGGCTATATGTATATCAGCTGCAGGATCATCTTGGCTACTGAACCCTTTGCTGGGAAACTCATCGATTCTTATAGCTATGTTGATCGGCATGGCAGTGGGTTCCTTAATTAAAGGGCAAGTCAAAGCGGAGAAGGGGGTATCCATATGA
- a CDS encoding AzlD domain-containing protein yields the protein MTILIIIGMAVITFLFRFVPLLLTNHTNGSSKVQALLEYLPIAVLSALTVPGIIQVDPDVNLVGIASGTVAVILVLIRKIPLLFVILGSVSAAILVKMLTLYF from the coding sequence ATGACTATATTAATCATCATAGGTATGGCTGTTATTACATTTTTATTTCGTTTTGTGCCTTTACTGCTTACGAACCATACGAATGGTTCTTCCAAAGTCCAAGCGCTACTGGAGTATTTGCCCATAGCGGTACTTAGTGCGTTAACGGTACCTGGAATCATTCAGGTAGACCCAGATGTTAATCTTGTGGGTATCGCATCAGGGACTGTCGCTGTTATACTGGTATTAATTAGAAAAATTCCGCTGCTCTTCGTGATTCTAGGCTCTGTTTCCGCAGCAATACTCGTAAAAATGCTAACCCTATATTTTTAA
- the pdxR gene encoding MocR-like pyridoxine biosynthesis transcription factor PdxR, translating to MKHDLLITLDKERQIPFSRQIYEQVRNAIHSGALSGGDPLPPSRTLANQLGVSRSVVLQSYELLQAEGYLEMRKGAGTFIAELTLEEKITKDYESPYNFITKGPDILTLNPPATREVDHLNPVFCDFRHGVPAWDAFPMDQWQKALMNACRRASPDTLGYGPAEGSLGLRREIARLLRSTRSMPVVPEQIVITSGATQALDILSRIFLFKGDQVIVEDPSHSVVREIFSFAGVEVIPVKVDQDGICVEEIQTNSDNDKEGNLKKSPKLVYVTPSHQFPFGTTLSLKRRVQLLDWAKANHAFIIEDDYDSEYRYEGPKLSALAGLDVEGRVIYVGSFSKVLFPSLRIGYVVLPPALLQPFLAVKWITDRMSSALDQEALAEFIQNGHYARHITQMGKLYASRRACLVNSLNTEFGSRVRYYGEEAGLHLLIELESDAEENRIAEVALHYGVRVYPASSYFLESKPKGPVFLLGYSNLTENQIKMGVNRLMLAEAEATVSSSHL from the coding sequence ATGAAGCATGATTTGCTGATCACACTCGATAAAGAACGACAGATACCATTTAGCCGTCAAATTTACGAGCAAGTTCGAAATGCTATCCATTCAGGAGCTTTAAGCGGGGGGGACCCCCTGCCTCCGTCTAGAACTTTGGCCAATCAGCTTGGAGTATCCAGAAGCGTGGTCCTTCAATCCTATGAGCTACTACAGGCAGAAGGGTATCTGGAGATGAGAAAAGGGGCGGGAACGTTTATTGCGGAGTTGACGTTAGAGGAGAAAATTACAAAAGATTATGAGAGCCCTTACAATTTTATAACGAAGGGACCTGATATCCTTACGCTTAATCCTCCTGCTACTAGAGAAGTTGATCATTTGAACCCGGTATTTTGCGATTTTCGACATGGTGTACCTGCTTGGGATGCGTTTCCTATGGATCAATGGCAAAAAGCTCTAATGAATGCTTGCCGCCGCGCTTCACCGGATACTTTAGGCTATGGCCCTGCGGAGGGTTCACTGGGACTACGCAGAGAAATTGCTCGTTTATTACGTTCCACGCGGTCTATGCCCGTTGTTCCAGAACAAATCGTGATTACTTCTGGAGCTACGCAAGCTCTTGATATTTTATCGAGGATTTTCTTATTTAAAGGTGATCAAGTCATTGTTGAAGATCCATCACATAGCGTTGTGCGTGAAATATTTTCTTTTGCTGGGGTAGAGGTCATACCTGTTAAAGTAGATCAAGATGGCATCTGTGTGGAAGAGATCCAGACAAACAGTGATAACGATAAAGAAGGTAATCTTAAAAAATCGCCAAAGCTAGTCTATGTTACGCCTTCTCACCAGTTCCCTTTTGGGACGACACTGTCCTTGAAACGAAGAGTTCAGCTGTTGGATTGGGCGAAAGCTAATCATGCTTTTATTATTGAAGACGATTATGACAGTGAATATAGGTACGAGGGTCCGAAATTATCTGCGCTTGCTGGTCTAGATGTTGAAGGTCGAGTCATTTATGTAGGCAGCTTTAGTAAAGTATTATTTCCTTCTCTGCGGATAGGTTATGTTGTATTGCCTCCGGCTTTGCTTCAACCTTTTTTGGCCGTTAAATGGATTACAGATCGCATGTCTTCTGCTTTGGATCAGGAAGCGTTAGCTGAATTTATACAGAATGGTCACTATGCAAGGCATATTACACAGATGGGTAAGCTGTATGCCTCACGTAGAGCCTGTCTCGTAAATAGCTTGAATACTGAATTTGGGAGTCGTGTGCGATATTATGGCGAGGAAGCGGGGCTGCACTTACTGATTGAGCTGGAGTCGGATGCCGAAGAGAATCGTATAGCTGAAGTGGCGCTCCATTACGGAGTTCGTGTATATCCTGCATCTTCTTATTTTCTGGAGAGTAAACCTAAGGGACCTGTGTTTCTACTAGGCTATTCTAATCTTACCGAGAATCAGATTAAGATGGGTGTGAACAGACTGATGTTAGCCGAAGCAGAAGCGACAGTTAGTAGTAGTCATTTGTAA
- a CDS encoding ROK family protein: MKRYIIGIDLGGTNIKAGIYDFDFIAVKEISTPTEAAKGPLHVLERIREAVRLITVEADISLDLVEGMGIGVPGLLDPVAGISFFSPNFPGWEQVYVVDEMKQFYDFPIFIDNDVRVNLYGEWQQGAGRGYNNLVLITLGTGLGSGIVNNGKVIYGTSYSAGEIGHMNMYRNGRPCKCGSSGCLGRYVSALGMVNTFKEKLKEGRTSMIQTWANNQEEQITALMISEAYELGDDLSMEVMQETGTILGFGLANVVNMLNPDLIIVGGGMAAAGDKLLQPVRETVSQHALKLSGSKCEIVQASLGSRAGTIGAASYAYSKLKEAE; the protein is encoded by the coding sequence ATGAAACGCTACATTATAGGAATTGATCTCGGTGGAACGAATATTAAAGCAGGAATTTACGATTTCGATTTTATAGCTGTAAAAGAAATATCTACACCTACAGAGGCAGCCAAAGGCCCGTTACATGTGCTGGAACGGATTAGAGAAGCTGTACGTTTGATTACGGTTGAAGCGGATATTTCGTTAGATTTAGTAGAAGGTATGGGAATCGGAGTGCCCGGATTACTTGATCCGGTAGCGGGCATTTCTTTTTTCTCGCCTAATTTTCCGGGGTGGGAGCAAGTATATGTTGTTGACGAGATGAAGCAGTTTTATGATTTCCCTATTTTCATTGATAACGATGTGAGGGTTAATCTGTATGGAGAATGGCAGCAAGGTGCAGGCAGAGGTTATAACAATCTAGTTCTGATTACTTTGGGAACGGGTTTAGGATCGGGTATTGTGAATAACGGGAAAGTAATCTACGGCACGTCTTATAGCGCTGGTGAAATTGGGCACATGAATATGTACAGGAACGGACGACCTTGTAAATGTGGGAGCTCGGGCTGCTTGGGACGATATGTCTCCGCGCTTGGCATGGTGAACACTTTTAAAGAGAAGCTGAAGGAAGGCCGAACCAGCATGATTCAGACCTGGGCAAATAATCAAGAAGAGCAAATTACCGCGCTAATGATATCTGAAGCCTACGAACTCGGAGACGATCTCTCTATGGAGGTCATGCAGGAGACAGGGACTATACTTGGCTTTGGATTAGCGAATGTAGTGAATATGCTCAACCCTGATCTTATTATTGTAGGTGGGGGGATGGCGGCAGCGGGTGATAAGTTGCTCCAACCTGTAAGAGAAACTGTAAGTCAGCATGCGTTGAAGCTATCTGGCAGTAAGTGTGAAATTGTTCAAGCTTCGCTGGGAAGTCGGGCCGGAACTATTGGTGCGGCCTCTTATGCATATAGTAAGCTTAAAGAAGCAGAG